The Helianthus annuus cultivar XRQ/B chromosome 16, HanXRQr2.0-SUNRISE, whole genome shotgun sequence genome includes a window with the following:
- the LOC110916100 gene encoding LRR receptor-like serine/threonine-protein kinase FEI 2: protein MFHQQQQQMGTLNLAFIWVFSAVSISTTLFSTCSLALTQDGLTLLELKQSLNDSKNVLSNWVNNDETPCQWTGITCYPSDQRVLAINLPYMELEGFISPSIGKLTRLQRLALHQNRLHGIIPNEISKCVELRAMYLRANYLQGGIPSSIGNLSLLSILDLSSNSLKGAIPSSLGHLIRLESLNLSVNSFSGEIPNFGALTKFGNNSFIGNLDLCGQQIHKPCKTSLGFPAVLPHAESDEAAVPKSSSHSLKGVMIGVVIALGVALVFFVFLLVWLLSKKARVAKKYVVVKKQFPQETSTQLITFHGDLPYTSSEIIEKLESLADEHVIGSGGFGTVYRIVMNDCVMFAVKRIDRSRESRDLAFERELEILGSVRHSNLVNLRGYCRFPDSKLLIYDYVANGSLENFLHECRDGIQTLSWNARLKVIYGSARGLAYLHHDCTPRIIHRDIKSSNILLDENLEPRVADFGLAKLLVDEEAHVTTVVAGTFGYLAPEYLQSGRATMKSDVYSFGVLLLELITGKRPTDPIFVKRGLNVVGWLNTLRKDNRLEDVVDNRCTDADASTVEAVLEIAGRCTEANPDDRPSMQEVLQFLEQEVMSPCPSDFYDSHSDYA, encoded by the exons ATGTTTCACCAACAACAACAGCAAATGGGTACTCTAAATCTAGCCTTCATTTGGGTTTTCTCAGCTGTTTCTATCTCAACAACCCTTTTCAGCACTTGCTCTTTAGCTCTCACCCAAGATG GGTTAACTTTGCTGGAGCTGAAACAAAGTTTGAATGACAGTAAGAATGTTCTGAGCAATTGGGTGAATAATGATGAAACCCCATGTCAATGGACTGGTATCACTTGCTACCCTAGTGACCAAAGAGTTTTAGCAAT AAACTTGCCTTACATGGAGCTTGAAGGGTTTATATCTCCAAGCATTGGTAAACTCACTAGACTTCAGAGACT GGCACTTCACCAGAACAGATTACATGGTATAATCCCTAAtgaaataagtaaatgtgttgaacTCAGAGCTAT GTACTTGAGGGCTAATTATCTTCAAGGTGGCATACCGTCGAGTATAGGAAACCTTTCGCTTCTTAGTATATT AGATTTGTCAAGCAATAGTTTGAAGGGAGCAATACCTTCGTCTCTTGGTCATCTTATTCGTCTTGAATCCTT GAACTTATCCGTAAATTCCTTTTCCGGTGAAATACCAAATTTTGGAGCGCTAACCAAGTTTGGAAACAACTC GTTTATTGGTAATCTAGACCTTTGTGGCCAGCAAATACACAAACCGTGTAAAACGTCGTTGGGATTTCCTGCTGTCTTACCGCATGCAGAAAGTGATGAAGCAGCAG TGCCTAAAAGTTCATCGCATTCTTTGAAAGGAGTGATGATCGGTGTTGTGATCGCCTTAGGCGTAGCACTTGTGTTCTTCGTATtcttgttggtttggttgctttcAAAGAAAGCAAGAGTTGCGAAAAAATACGTGGTTGTCAAGAAACAATTTCCTCAAGAAACAA GCACACAACTTATAACCTTCCATGGTGACCTTCCATACACTTCAAGTGAGATTATCGAGAAGCTCGAGTCCCTTGCCGATGAACACGTGATTGGGTCCGGTGGGTTTGGGACCGTGTACAGAATTGTCATGAATGACTGTGTGATGTTCGCAGTCAAAAGAATTGACCGAAGTCGAGAAAGTCGAGATCTTGCATTTGAACGGGAGTTGGAAATATTGGGTAGTGTTAGACATAGTAATCTTGTTAATCTCCGAGGATATTGTCGGTTTCCGGATTCAAAGCTTCTTATCTATGATTATGTGGCCAATGGTAGTCTTGAAAATTTCTTACACG AATGTCGGGACGGAATCCAAACGTTAAGTTGGAATGCTCGTCTAAAGGTTATATATGGTTCGGCTCGTGGATTGGCGTATTTGCACCACGATTGTACTCCCCGAATCATTCACCGGGATATAAAATCGAGCAATATTCTCCTTGACGAAAATCTCGAGCCTCGTGTTGCTGATTTTGGTCTCGCGAAGCTTTTGGTCGATGAGGAAGCTCACGTGACCACTGTCGTCGCTGGCACTTTCGGCTATCTCGCACCAG AATATCTGCAAAGCGGTCGTGCCACTATGAAATCAGATGTTTATAGCTTTGGCGTTTTGCTGTTAGAGCTTATAACGGGAAAAAGACCAACAGATCCGATCTTCGTGAAACGGGGTTTAAACGTTGTTGGTTGG TTGAACACCCTGCGAAAGGATAACCGGTTGGAAGACGTGGTGGACAATAGGTGCACCGATGCGGATGCGTCAACTGTAGAAGCGGTTTTGGAGATTGCAGGGCGGTGCACTGAAGCGAACCCGGATGACAGACCGTCGATGCAAGAGGTCTTGCAGTTTCTTGAACAAGAAGTGATGTCACCCTGCCCAAGTGACTTCTATGACTCCCATTCAGATTATGCTTGA